One part of the Palaemon carinicauda isolate YSFRI2023 chromosome 23, ASM3689809v2, whole genome shotgun sequence genome encodes these proteins:
- the LOC137617425 gene encoding uncharacterized protein: MYHDDNAPLKLTNDANNVACSAVLEQIVNGYLQHLAFFSKKIKSVETRPPASDPRIPEVFRRMSSRQQRHLVAIMEFGCNISYILGKKNPVADALSRIKIITVNLGISFANFAVEQQNDPEARLLSEKFIWPGIKKDSCEWSRTCINCQTSKVSRHNESRVFDLPQPKRQFGHIHLDVVRPLLLSVSARYLLTIVDHSTRWLEANPKSEATIHACAEALLLSWISRFCDPDDLMTDRGSALLLDIWLSLANLLGTTLHSTTA; the protein is encoded by the exons ATGTACCACGACGACAACGCCCCCCTGAAGTTGACTAATGACGCCAACAACGTCGCCTGCAGTGCTgtcctcgaacagatcgtcaacGGTTACCTGCAGcacttggccttcttcagcaagaaaatCAAATCTGTGGAAACCAG ACCACCAGCCTCTGATCCACGCATTCCCGAAGTCTTCAGACGCATGTCCTCTCGCCAACAACGACACCTGGTAGCCATCATGGAATTCGGCTGCAATATCAGCTACATACTGGGGAAGAAGAACCCTGTTgccgacgccctctccaggatcaAGATCATCACAGTCAACCTCGGGATCAGCTTCGCCAACTTCGCCGTAGAACAGCAGAACGACCCAGAGGCCCGTCTACtatccgagaaattcatctggccagggatcaagaaAGATTCTTGTGAGTGGTCTagaacctgcattaactgccagactAGTAAGGTCAGCCGCCATAATGAATCACGAGTCTTCGATTTACCACAACCCAAGAGACAATTCGGACACATCCACCTGGACGTCGTAAGACCTCTGCTGCTTTCAGTTTCCGCAAGATACCTCTTGACGATCGTCGACCACTCCACCAGATGGTTAGAAGCAAATCCAAAGTCCGAAGCAACCATCCATGcctgcgccgaagctctcctgtTGAGTTGGATCAGCCGCTTTTGTGACCCCGACGATTTGATGACGGACCGAGGTTCTGCCCTCCTGTTAGAtatctggctctctctggcaaacctgcTGGGAACAACACTCCATAGCACCACAGCATAA